A part of Marinobacter psychrophilus genomic DNA contains:
- a CDS encoding HAMP domain-containing sensor histidine kinase, with protein sequence MKPVHSANNSGADEAAEPQRRFTVSLFWRIFLMVWLAMALTLGAGQLVSRLLVAQEQQAMTRQLGLYELGQEVLALSQNGGADAARQFLRQQGRTLGLHLILAAPEASGEPGHSRSLPASVRKRMGSHWFALEPAVIELAGSYKLIAWPRGKSAGWLTPGSLRFINAGFAVVLISLACWLIARRLSQPLKTMEATARAIAAGDKSLRVDPKVASRRDEIGALASAFNAMTAQLLDLLDRQQQLLRDISHDLRTPLARQRVAIELALDGGGDGALLNSILRQNERLEAMTEEVLTLYRLAAQGEQFACQPVAVMELLSAVLQDAAGYARERDVKCRMNASEQATHVLVLGDAGLLRRAFDNILQNALDHTPPGQALTVAATVADNRLWIEFTDSGPGASDETLAHLFEPFYRSDQSRGGQGWGLGLAIAQKAIFAHDGEVSAVNAVAGGLVVRVQLPVFVVS encoded by the coding sequence ATGAAACCAGTTCACAGCGCAAACAATAGCGGCGCCGATGAAGCTGCCGAGCCGCAGCGACGTTTTACGGTGTCACTGTTTTGGCGCATTTTTTTGATGGTTTGGCTGGCCATGGCGTTAACGCTGGGAGCTGGACAGCTGGTGTCACGGTTGCTGGTGGCACAAGAACAGCAGGCGATGACGCGCCAGCTTGGGCTGTATGAACTAGGCCAGGAAGTGCTTGCGCTCAGCCAGAACGGCGGCGCTGATGCGGCCCGCCAGTTTTTGCGCCAGCAAGGCCGAACCCTGGGCCTGCACTTGATACTGGCCGCGCCCGAGGCTTCCGGCGAGCCCGGCCATAGTCGAAGCCTGCCGGCCTCCGTTCGTAAACGAATGGGTTCGCATTGGTTTGCCTTGGAACCCGCAGTGATTGAACTGGCAGGGAGTTATAAGTTGATTGCCTGGCCGCGCGGCAAATCCGCTGGCTGGTTGACCCCCGGGTCTTTAAGATTCATTAACGCCGGCTTTGCGGTAGTGCTGATTTCTCTGGCCTGCTGGCTGATTGCCCGGCGCCTGTCTCAGCCGTTAAAAACCATGGAGGCCACTGCTCGCGCTATTGCCGCCGGCGATAAAAGCCTGCGGGTTGACCCCAAGGTTGCTTCACGCCGTGATGAGATTGGCGCTCTTGCCAGCGCATTTAATGCCATGACGGCACAGCTGTTGGATCTTCTTGATCGCCAGCAGCAATTATTACGGGATATTTCCCACGATTTGCGCACGCCACTGGCAAGGCAGCGGGTAGCCATTGAACTGGCTCTGGACGGCGGTGGTGATGGTGCATTGCTAAACAGCATACTGCGCCAGAACGAACGCCTGGAAGCCATGACCGAAGAGGTGTTGACCCTTTACCGGTTGGCCGCCCAGGGCGAGCAGTTTGCGTGCCAGCCAGTGGCTGTTATGGAGCTATTAAGCGCTGTGCTGCAAGACGCAGCAGGGTATGCCCGTGAACGGGATGTGAAATGCCGAATGAATGCGAGCGAGCAGGCAACTCACGTGCTGGTTCTGGGTGATGCCGGGCTGTTGCGCCGAGCCTTTGATAATATTCTGCAGAATGCTCTGGACCATACGCCACCAGGGCAAGCCTTGACGGTTGCGGCCACGGTTGCAGACAACCGGTTATGGATTGAATTCACCGATAGCGGCCCAGGTGCGTCAGACGAAACCCTGGCGCACCTGTTTGAACCGTTCTACCGCAGCGACCAATCCCGTGGTGGCCAGGGCTGGGGCCTGGGGCTAGCGATCGCACAAAAAGCAATTTTTGCCCACGATGGCGAGGTTTCCGCCGTCAACGCGGTTGCTGGAGGTCTGGTGGTAAGGGTCCAGTTGCCAGTGTTTGTGGTCAGCTGA
- a CDS encoding YigZ family protein, with protein MKKDYPVPAGYLERVTEIKKSRFIARVAPVNSRDEVHEWLAQAQADHNDARHICWAYQIGRPGSAAEAAMNDDGEPSGTAGKPILSVIQHKDMGDVLVLVIRYFGGIKLGAGGLVRAYAGAAESVLSVVERVVHQPIQLALAVIGFADEQPLRHWCEGHNATITEINYGQQVAVSVDVPEPATEDFAGFCNARGLNFHFDT; from the coding sequence ATGAAAAAAGACTACCCCGTCCCCGCCGGTTATCTGGAGCGGGTCACGGAAATTAAAAAGAGCCGGTTTATAGCCCGCGTGGCTCCGGTAAACAGTCGTGATGAGGTTCATGAATGGCTGGCGCAGGCGCAGGCAGATCATAATGATGCCCGCCATATTTGCTGGGCGTACCAGATTGGCCGCCCTGGCTCGGCAGCCGAAGCTGCCATGAACGACGACGGCGAGCCCTCTGGCACCGCTGGAAAACCGATACTCAGTGTTATTCAGCATAAAGACATGGGGGATGTACTGGTATTGGTCATTCGCTATTTTGGCGGCATAAAGCTGGGCGCAGGCGGCCTGGTGCGGGCCTACGCAGGCGCTGCAGAAAGTGTACTGTCGGTGGTAGAACGGGTAGTGCATCAGCCCATCCAGCTAGCCTTGGCGGTGATTGGTTTTGCCGATGAACAACCTCTGCGGCATTGGTGCGAAGGGCACAACGCGACCATTACCGAGATCAATTATGGCCAGCAAGTGGCGGTATCTGTTGACGTGCCAGAACCTGCGACAGAGGATTTTGCTGGTTTTTGCAACGCCCGCGGACTGAATTTTCATTTCGATACCTGA